The DNA sequence TAATTCTACGGCATCTTATGATTATTTTTATAATGTTGCTGAGCGCACGGTTATTCACCAATTTGCCTTAAGCGATACTGGTGAAGCACCACGCTATGTTGCAAGCGGGCAAATAGCTGGACGTTTAGTAAACCAATTTGCCCTTGATGAGTATGATAATCATTTGCGTGTAGCATCAACCGAAGGCCATTTGCCTAATCCCAACACTTCAAATAATGTGTTTGTTTTAAAAGAGACTCAAACTGAAGACAAAGTATGTGCCGCTAACGATAGCGACTGTAAGGTCGAATTTACCTGCGATACTCAATATTGTTGCGCTAAGAAGTCAGATTGCAGTGAAACTTTTAGTGATGATGATGCAAACTGTGTTGTGCGTGATGGCCTTGGTACCTGTGAGCTTTACTATAAAGCGGATGCTAGTCGCAAGGTAACTCGGTTAAAAGTTGTGGGCTCAGTGAAGGGTTTGGCACCAAGTGAAGATATTCGCGCGGTACGTTTTGATGGCAAGCGTGGCTATATGGTTACCTTTAAAAAGACCGATCCGCTATTCACCTTTGATTTGACCGATCCCACAAATCCGCAAACTACCGGCGAGCTAAAGATACCTGGCTTTTCAACTTATATTCATTTTCTTGATGATAATCACCTGTTAACCATTGGCTTTGATGCCTCTGAGCAGGGCAGTTTTGCGTGGTTCACCGGCATTCAATTGCAAATTTTTGATGTAAGTGATTTAGCGTCGCCATTGCTAATGCATAAAGTAACTATTGGCACTCGCGGTACTACTTCAGATGCTACTGACGATCACTTGGCCTTTAATTATTTCGCATCACGCGGTTTGCTCGCGGTGCCAATGGGTATTTGTGAAGGCGGAGATGATGATGGTGGTTATGGCTCAGAATTAACCTTTAACGGTCTGCTACTTTATCAAGTTAGCATTGAAAACGGCTTAACAGAGATAGGGCGTATTGACCATCACCAAGGCGATGAAAATGAAAGCTGCTATAATTGGTGGTCATCTCCAAATTCACAAGTTAAACGCAGTGTTTTTATGGAAAATTACGTATACTCGGTATCGAGCGAATTGTTAAAAGTGAACGATGTTAATGCGCTAAGCCCTGATTTAGTAAATATTGAACTGCCACAATTAGAAGCAAGTAATACTGAACTAGATAAATGTTTGGTGGTGGATTAGACCGCAAATATTATTAAAGAGTAAAATGTTATTTAGCCATTCATTCAATTAACTAGTTGATAAACGCTAAATCATTG is a window from the Deltaproteobacteria bacterium genome containing:
- a CDS encoding beta-propeller domain-containing protein; translated protein: MLKCTYNTIPTTYFTRLFLVSAILIVPACSKDNDSAKLNAPPAGTAYLRTVQNCAELEATIKQQLIAKMREQVEQNLERAIEYGEFPCWRNDIEYAADAATPTVGQSTTGGTSKESGAQEYSTTNNQVAGVDEADFIENDNKYIYMVSGNEFIIFAAWPVDTTRIIGRYTIEGTPQRLFVAANRALIYSTVASEAVCGSSSENGVSATSIASDIYYPYQTGKLKITVLDITDLTAPKLEREINFNGEFVAGRRIDNTIHTVIRFAGLNNISYSTWPEDAFDNCSNNYSESQLRAMFSKLIDKNINAINALDFSDIWPTATDIDHDGDETLTSKSSLYSDCNSFYAPTTTNSDGFLSVVSLNIADDSNIKATTIAGKSDTVYASLNNLYVAATSYERIYSNSTASYDYFYNVAERTVIHQFALSDTGEAPRYVASGQIAGRLVNQFALDEYDNHLRVASTEGHLPNPNTSNNVFVLKETQTEDKVCAANDSDCKVEFTCDTQYCCAKKSDCSETFSDDDANCVVRDGLGTCELYYKADASRKVTRLKVVGSVKGLAPSEDIRAVRFDGKRGYMVTFKKTDPLFTFDLTDPTNPQTTGELKIPGFSTYIHFLDDNHLLTIGFDASEQGSFAWFTGIQLQIFDVSDLASPLLMHKVTIGTRGTTSDATDDHLAFNYFASRGLLAVPMGICEGGDDDGGYGSELTFNGLLLYQVSIENGLTEIGRIDHHQGDENESCYNWWSSPNSQVKRSVFMENYVYSVSSELLKVNDVNALSPDLVNIELPQLEASNTELDKCLVVD